A genomic window from Methanoculleus caldifontis includes:
- a CDS encoding COG1361 S-layer family protein, giving the protein MKPHLCILILLLSATVGAASAAETTTTAEAQIAITGITVNPGTLMRGDTGTVTVEIKNTGSSGVAISRAALYSDGIAVVNDKTYNSVGTIGPGNTMSFTFTVKASTQDGIYYPVFYLDLRDSGSIRYSVPVTVESTGIRVSVVSAPETYPANSKDTIVLSVGNPRESSVNGVTITPSGEGVKSTRTAVFLGALAPDEEKTASFEVTASQSTELTFDISYRNGINEHHTTLAVPVEIGERAVEPDMVVNNIGVSQSGGAITLTGDVTNAGLKDAYSVKVTVDGPATPTDPYPVYVVGGLEPDDFASFEVTCTAQGTSSIPLVVQYRDADGKTFTETVTVSLASAGQAPEAAGGQGQTRISGTGGPQNARGGMGMFGSFGGGFSQIPLLEIFLVIVGGVAVVVAWRKGYLGQIRNRMRK; this is encoded by the coding sequence ATGAAACCGCACCTCTGCATCCTGATCCTCCTCCTCTCGGCAACCGTGGGCGCCGCCAGCGCGGCGGAGACGACGACGACGGCGGAGGCGCAGATCGCGATCACCGGGATCACCGTCAACCCCGGCACGCTCATGCGCGGCGACACCGGTACGGTGACGGTCGAGATCAAGAACACCGGGTCGAGCGGCGTCGCCATCAGCAGGGCGGCACTCTATTCCGACGGTATCGCCGTCGTCAACGACAAAACCTACAACTCGGTCGGCACCATCGGCCCCGGCAACACGATGTCGTTCACGTTCACCGTGAAGGCCAGCACCCAGGACGGCATCTACTACCCGGTCTTCTACCTGGACCTCAGAGACAGCGGGAGCATCCGCTACTCCGTTCCGGTGACGGTCGAGAGCACGGGGATCCGGGTCTCCGTCGTCAGCGCCCCGGAGACCTACCCGGCAAACAGCAAGGACACCATCGTCCTCTCCGTCGGGAACCCCCGTGAGAGCAGCGTAAACGGCGTCACCATCACCCCGTCGGGCGAAGGTGTCAAGAGTACCCGGACCGCCGTCTTCCTCGGCGCCCTCGCACCGGACGAGGAGAAGACCGCGTCGTTCGAGGTCACGGCTTCGCAATCGACCGAACTCACCTTCGACATCTCATACCGGAACGGGATCAACGAGCACCACACCACCCTGGCCGTCCCGGTCGAGATCGGCGAGCGGGCGGTCGAGCCCGACATGGTAGTCAACAACATCGGGGTCTCGCAGAGCGGCGGGGCGATCACGCTGACCGGAGACGTGACCAACGCCGGCCTCAAAGACGCCTACTCGGTCAAGGTCACCGTCGACGGCCCGGCGACTCCGACGGACCCCTACCCGGTCTACGTCGTCGGCGGGCTGGAGCCCGACGACTTCGCGAGTTTCGAGGTCACGTGCACCGCGCAGGGCACATCTTCTATCCCGCTCGTCGTCCAGTACCGCGATGCGGACGGGAAGACCTTCACGGAGACCGTGACCGTCTCCCTCGCCTCGGCGGGACAGGCGCCGGAGGCCGCGGGTGGTCAGGGCCAGACCCGCATCAGCGGCACCGGCGGCCCCCAGAATGCGAGAGGCGGCATGGGCATGTTCGGCTCGTTCGGCGGCGGATTCTCTCAGATACCCCTCCTTGAGATATTCCTCGTGATCGTCGGCGGCGTGGCCGTCGTCGTCGCATGGCGGAAGGGGTATCTCGGACAGATCCGCAACCGGATGCGGAAGTAG
- the fni gene encoding type 2 isopentenyl-diphosphate Delta-isomerase, with protein sequence MTGETVTSSRKRDHLVICAEKPIEAGDAGFSDVRLVHNALPECDMDTIDTRARFLGATLGSPLFIAAMTGGHPDTLEVNRRLARAAERFNLGMGVGSQRAALEKPELEGSFTIVREEAPHAFLCANLGIIQLRDHGIEWAERAVEMIDAQAIAIHVNSLQEAIQPEGDHNAEGSLEALRSLCEEFSRPVIVKETGSGIAAGTARAIWGAGASAIDIGGYGGTSWAKIECLRANDSDLADLGEAFLSWGIPTVVSLCEVRKTGGPIIATGGLRSGIDIAKAVALGADLGGMALPLLKPAMESDDALFAAVEAIHRELAVAMFLTGSRTVGSLAHARTYITGLTRQMIETSD encoded by the coding sequence ATGACGGGAGAGACCGTCACGTCGTCAAGGAAACGGGACCACCTGGTCATCTGCGCCGAAAAGCCCATAGAGGCAGGCGATGCCGGGTTCTCCGACGTCCGGCTGGTCCACAACGCCCTTCCCGAATGCGACATGGACACGATCGATACCAGAGCCAGGTTCCTCGGCGCGACACTCGGCTCCCCTCTCTTCATTGCAGCGATGACCGGAGGACACCCGGACACCCTGGAGGTGAACCGGCGGCTCGCACGCGCGGCCGAACGGTTCAACCTCGGCATGGGCGTCGGTTCTCAGCGAGCGGCACTGGAGAAGCCCGAACTGGAGGGGAGTTTCACCATCGTGCGCGAGGAGGCGCCACATGCCTTCCTCTGCGCCAACCTGGGGATCATCCAGCTCCGCGACCACGGCATCGAGTGGGCGGAACGGGCCGTCGAGATGATCGACGCACAGGCGATCGCCATCCATGTCAATTCGCTTCAGGAAGCGATCCAGCCGGAGGGCGATCACAACGCGGAGGGGAGCCTTGAAGCGCTCCGGAGCCTCTGTGAGGAGTTCTCCCGTCCGGTCATCGTGAAGGAAACCGGCTCCGGCATAGCTGCCGGAACTGCAAGGGCAATCTGGGGAGCAGGAGCAAGCGCCATTGATATCGGCGGCTACGGAGGGACGTCCTGGGCAAAGATCGAATGCCTGCGGGCGAACGACTCCGACCTTGCCGATCTCGGCGAAGCATTCCTCTCCTGGGGCATACCGACCGTGGTGAGCCTCTGTGAGGTACGGAAGACCGGCGGCCCGATCATCGCAACGGGCGGTCTGCGATCGGGGATCGATATCGCAAAAGCCGTTGCGCTCGGGGCGGATCTGGGGGGCATGGCGCTCCCTCTCTTGAAACCGGCCATGGAGAGCGACGACGCTCTCTTTGCAGCCGTCGAGGCGATACACCGGGAACTCGCGGTCGCGATGTTCCTGACGGGATCCCGCACGGTCGGGAGTCTCGCGCACGCACGGACGTATATCACCGGATTGACCCGGCAGATGATTGAGACCAGCGACTAA
- a CDS encoding ABC transporter permease, with the protein MIGNDIVLALSMRSVRLHLLRSVLAALGIVIGVVAIASIGMMGANMTLSVTEQLSDMANKLTVTPYTGGGGGMMMGPGGGGGGSSSDDDTITRDQFRTIERIVAKYGTAYTVRSESDRIEIGSETGRATIYGLDAEIIRKILTVETGEYPKSTTSVVVGPTLAERRGLKIGSKIDIGDPDKGSTTTVRVVGILEERGMSMDLSTDMAIIGTDKLFTGIYGGEGEFNQVNVVVNDLNNIATVKAAIESELNKKEDTVTVQDSSRMMESITATVSTMTTFVMAIAGISLLVAAVSIFNVMMMSVNERVREIGILRSIGTQRTEILRMFIYEAGILGLVGATIGAVASIVIGYIVVLGMVGTAEYFFAPSSIGYVPMAMAVGAAICIVTGVYPAWRASNLDPIEALRAE; encoded by the coding sequence ATGATCGGGAACGACATCGTCCTCGCGCTCTCGATGAGGAGTGTCCGGCTTCACCTCCTCCGGTCGGTCCTTGCCGCCCTCGGGATCGTCATCGGCGTCGTCGCCATCGCCTCGATCGGGATGATGGGGGCGAACATGACGCTCTCGGTCACGGAACAGCTCTCCGACATGGCAAACAAGCTCACCGTCACCCCCTACACCGGGGGCGGAGGCGGGATGATGATGGGGCCCGGCGGCGGAGGTGGCGGTTCTTCCTCCGACGACGACACGATCACCCGCGACCAGTTCCGGACTATCGAGCGGATCGTCGCGAAGTACGGGACCGCCTACACCGTAAGGTCCGAGTCCGACAGGATCGAGATCGGGTCGGAGACCGGGAGGGCGACGATCTACGGCCTCGATGCGGAGATCATCCGCAAGATCCTCACCGTCGAGACGGGAGAGTACCCGAAAAGCACGACCTCGGTGGTCGTCGGGCCGACGCTCGCCGAGCGGCGCGGCCTCAAGATAGGGAGCAAGATCGATATCGGCGACCCCGACAAAGGGTCGACCACGACCGTCCGGGTCGTCGGGATCCTCGAGGAGCGGGGGATGTCGATGGACCTCTCCACGGATATGGCGATCATCGGCACGGATAAGCTCTTCACCGGCATCTACGGCGGCGAAGGGGAGTTCAACCAGGTTAACGTCGTCGTGAACGACTTAAACAACATCGCCACGGTCAAGGCGGCGATCGAGAGCGAACTCAACAAGAAGGAGGATACCGTCACCGTCCAGGACAGCAGCCGCATGATGGAGAGCATCACCGCGACGGTCTCGACGATGACGACGTTCGTGATGGCGATCGCGGGAATCTCCCTCCTCGTCGCCGCGGTCTCGATCTTCAACGTGATGATGATGTCGGTGAACGAACGGGTCCGGGAGATCGGGATCCTCCGGTCCATCGGGACGCAGCGGACAGAGATCCTCCGGATGTTCATCTACGAGGCCGGGATCCTCGGCCTCGTCGGGGCGACCATCGGCGCCGTCGCGAGCATCGTCATCGGCTACATCGTCGTGCTCGGCATGGTCGGCACAGCGGAGTACTTCTTCGCGCCGTCGAGCATCGGTTACGTCCCGATGGCGATGGCCGTCGGTGCCGCGATCTGCATCGTCACCGGGGTCTACCCGGCGTGGCGGGCCTCGAACCTCGACCCGATCGAGGCGCTGCGGGCGGAGTAA
- a CDS encoding polyprenyl synthetase family protein, with product MTTLEDYLEKNADRIDKVINRYFGDVHGDLFRASAHLLLAGGKRLRPVVVILAADAVRKGSSDDLIPAALALELTHNFTLIHDDIMDGDVTRRGVPTVHTVWDEPTAILAGDVLYAKAFEFICLSEADNLAKVHATKMLARTCAEICEGQSMDMAFEKRDDVSEMEYLEMVSKKTGVLYGASAAIGGMLAGATPVQADALYQFGVNSGIAFQIQDDLIDLLASTEKSGKDRASDIREGKQTLIAILAREKGIDLAPYRRSLSAEEIDGLIARLQGAGIIDTVREKAVERATIAKEALSILPDSEEKRLLGEIADYFIARGY from the coding sequence ATGACGACGCTTGAAGACTACCTGGAGAAGAACGCCGATCGGATCGACAAAGTGATCAACCGCTACTTCGGAGATGTCCACGGCGACCTCTTCCGGGCGAGCGCCCACCTGCTGCTTGCAGGGGGCAAGAGGCTCCGCCCGGTGGTCGTCATCCTCGCCGCGGACGCGGTGAGGAAAGGCTCCTCCGACGACCTGATCCCCGCGGCCCTCGCGCTGGAATTGACCCACAACTTCACCCTCATCCATGACGACATCATGGACGGCGACGTCACCCGGCGCGGTGTTCCGACCGTCCACACGGTCTGGGACGAGCCGACCGCGATCCTTGCAGGCGATGTCCTCTACGCGAAGGCGTTTGAGTTCATCTGCCTCTCCGAGGCCGACAACCTCGCGAAGGTCCACGCGACGAAGATGCTCGCACGGACATGTGCCGAGATCTGCGAGGGGCAGAGCATGGATATGGCGTTCGAGAAGCGGGACGACGTCTCGGAGATGGAGTATCTCGAGATGGTCAGCAAGAAGACCGGTGTGCTCTACGGCGCATCCGCCGCCATCGGCGGGATGCTTGCGGGCGCAACGCCGGTCCAGGCAGACGCCCTCTACCAGTTCGGCGTGAACAGCGGTATCGCCTTCCAGATCCAGGACGACCTTATCGACCTTCTCGCGAGCACCGAGAAGAGCGGCAAGGACCGGGCGTCGGATATCCGGGAGGGGAAGCAGACCCTGATCGCCATCCTCGCGCGCGAGAAAGGGATCGACCTCGCTCCCTACCGGCGGAGCCTCTCGGCCGAGGAGATCGACGGTCTCATCGCACGGTTGCAGGGCGCGGGCATCATCGACACCGTCCGGGAAAAAGCCGTCGAGCGTGCCACCATCGCCAAAGAGGCGCTCTCGATCCTTCCCGACTCCGAGGAGAAGCGTCTGCTTGGAGAGATCGCCGACTACTTCATCGCCCGGGGCTACTGA
- a CDS encoding RNase J family beta-CASP ribonuclease, translating into MDIEIIAVGGYNEVGRNMTAVRCGKEIVIFDMGLRLDQVMIHEDADIENMHSLDLIAMKAIPDDTIMNAIEGSVKAIVCSHGHLDHIGAIPKLAHRYNAPIISTPYTSELIRQQIAGEQKFGVNNKLFALKAGQRYTISPHLTLEFVQAQHSIIDTVFPVLHTPEGAVIYANDFKLDRTPVLGAPPDFARLRQIGKEGVIALITESVNIADNGRCPSERIARDLVRDTITSYEDDKSALFVSTFSSHISRVKAIAECAHEIGRKPVLLGRSMERYSSAAEQLKLVGFPETLSMFGNRRTVDRTLRRIMKTGKDKFLPIVTGHQGESGAILTRIVMGDTPYKLEKGDKILFSAKVIPNPMNYGQRYLVEARAKMAGVRIFDELHVSGHAYREDHYEFLHLLNPQHIIPSHGDIGMTGGYAKFAEEMGYTLGNDLHVVRNGNKVLIK; encoded by the coding sequence ATGGATATTGAGATCATAGCAGTGGGCGGGTATAACGAAGTCGGCAGAAATATGACTGCCGTCCGCTGCGGAAAAGAGATTGTCATCTTTGATATGGGCCTGCGTCTCGACCAGGTGATGATCCACGAGGATGCTGACATCGAGAACATGCATTCCCTGGACCTGATCGCGATGAAGGCCATTCCTGATGACACCATCATGAATGCAATAGAGGGGAGTGTCAAGGCGATCGTCTGTTCGCACGGACACCTGGACCATATCGGTGCGATCCCGAAGCTTGCGCACCGCTACAATGCGCCCATCATCAGCACGCCCTATACCTCGGAGCTGATCCGGCAGCAGATCGCCGGGGAGCAGAAGTTCGGGGTGAACAATAAGCTCTTCGCCCTGAAGGCCGGGCAGCGCTACACCATCTCCCCGCACCTGACGCTCGAGTTCGTGCAGGCCCAGCACTCGATCATCGACACCGTCTTCCCGGTCCTGCACACCCCGGAGGGCGCAGTCATCTACGCAAACGACTTCAAGCTCGACCGGACGCCGGTGCTCGGGGCTCCCCCGGACTTCGCGCGGCTGCGCCAGATCGGGAAGGAGGGCGTGATCGCCCTCATCACCGAGAGCGTCAATATCGCCGATAACGGGCGGTGCCCGAGCGAGCGGATCGCGCGGGACCTCGTCAGAGACACCATCACGAGTTACGAGGACGACAAGAGCGCTCTCTTCGTCTCGACGTTCTCCTCGCATATCTCCCGTGTCAAGGCCATCGCCGAGTGCGCCCACGAGATCGGCAGAAAACCGGTCCTGCTCGGCCGGTCGATGGAGCGCTACAGCTCCGCGGCCGAGCAGCTCAAGCTGGTCGGGTTCCCCGAGACCCTCTCGATGTTCGGCAACCGCCGGACCGTGGACCGGACGCTGCGCCGGATCATGAAGACCGGGAAGGACAAGTTCCTCCCGATCGTCACAGGCCACCAGGGAGAGTCGGGCGCGATCCTCACGAGGATCGTGATGGGCGACACCCCCTACAAACTGGAGAAGGGCGACAAGATCCTCTTCTCAGCGAAGGTGATCCCGAACCCGATGAACTACGGGCAGCGCTACCTGGTCGAGGCACGCGCCAAGATGGCGGGCGTGCGGATCTTCGACGAGCTGCACGTTTCGGGCCACGCCTACCGGGAGGACCACTACGAGTTCCTGCACCTCTTGAACCCCCAGCACATCATCCCGTCGCACGGCGACATCGGGATGACCGGAGGGTACGCGAAGTTCGCGGAGGAGATGGGGTACACGCTCGGAAACGACCTCCACGTCGTGAGGAACGGGAACAAGGTGCTGATCAAGTAA
- the mvk gene encoding mevalonate kinase produces the protein MATWSAPGKVFLFGEHAVVYGKPGVAMAIKPRVYVTVRKSRNPTRAKSPYIDECFRRMGVRGSVYIHSQLQSSSGLGSSAAVTVATLCAINDEFGIGRSRDEIADIAFNIEKKVQNGRASPTDTYVSTNGGMVLITGNSKRRLPPQGLQVVVGNTLVPHSTAKMVEQVGSLQKKHPDVANPILDAIGALTLAALHSINNPKELGQYMDMNNALLEALGVGHPASSKLVLAARASGAYGAKITGAGGGGCIIALCPRRSKSRVAGAIEACEGKAIITTIDTDGARKEKHD, from the coding sequence TTGGCAACGTGGAGCGCGCCGGGCAAGGTCTTCCTCTTTGGAGAGCATGCCGTGGTCTATGGGAAACCGGGCGTCGCGATGGCGATAAAACCCCGTGTCTACGTCACGGTGAGGAAGTCGCGAAATCCGACACGCGCGAAGTCTCCCTACATCGATGAATGCTTCCGGAGGATGGGCGTCAGAGGCAGCGTCTACATCCACTCCCAGCTCCAGAGTTCGTCGGGGCTCGGCTCTTCGGCCGCGGTGACGGTGGCGACGCTCTGCGCGATCAACGACGAGTTCGGGATCGGCCGCAGCCGGGACGAGATCGCGGATATCGCGTTCAATATCGAGAAGAAGGTCCAGAACGGGCGGGCAAGCCCTACCGACACCTACGTCTCGACAAACGGCGGGATGGTGCTCATCACCGGGAACTCCAAGCGCCGTCTCCCGCCGCAGGGCCTGCAGGTCGTCGTGGGAAACACCCTGGTGCCGCACAGCACCGCAAAGATGGTCGAGCAGGTAGGAAGCCTGCAGAAGAAGCACCCGGATGTCGCAAACCCGATACTCGATGCCATCGGGGCCCTGACGCTTGCCGCGCTGCACAGCATCAATAACCCGAAGGAGCTCGGGCAGTATATGGACATGAACAACGCCCTCCTGGAGGCGCTGGGCGTGGGGCACCCCGCGAGCAGCAAACTCGTGCTTGCGGCGAGGGCGAGCGGCGCCTACGGCGCGAAGATCACCGGTGCCGGCGGCGGCGGGTGCATCATCGCCCTCTGTCCCCGGCGCTCGAAGAGCCGGGTTGCCGGGGCCATCGAGGCCTGCGAAGGCAAGGCGATCATCACGACGATCGATACGGACGGCGCGAGAAAAGAGAAGCATGACTGA
- a CDS encoding ABC transporter ATP-binding protein — translation MSSPVIELNDVTKVYPLRSGDVTALAGISLTIEEGEFVAIMGPSGSGKSTLLNQIGCLDRPTSGDLLLAGKNIREMDDRELTSLRLTSIGYIFQKFNLIPLLSGYENVEYPYIMKHRRNDDTGRVQDLLALVGIDETLSTHKPNELSGGQQQRVAIARALVNDPAILLCDEPTGNLDSQTSLQIMEILADLHSRGRTLVMVTHNPETAGYADRTITIRDGRVA, via the coding sequence ATGAGCAGTCCGGTCATCGAACTCAACGACGTCACCAAAGTATATCCCCTCCGTTCGGGAGACGTCACGGCCCTCGCCGGGATCTCCCTCACCATCGAGGAGGGGGAGTTCGTCGCCATCATGGGACCGTCGGGGTCAGGCAAGTCGACCCTCCTCAACCAGATCGGGTGCCTCGACCGCCCCACCTCGGGCGACCTCCTCCTCGCCGGGAAGAACATCCGGGAGATGGACGACCGGGAGCTGACCAGCCTCCGGCTCACGTCCATCGGCTACATCTTCCAGAAGTTCAACCTCATCCCGCTCCTCTCCGGCTACGAGAACGTCGAATATCCCTACATCATGAAGCACAGGAGGAACGACGACACCGGGAGGGTGCAGGACCTCCTCGCCCTCGTCGGGATCGACGAAACCCTCTCGACCCACAAGCCGAACGAACTCTCCGGCGGCCAGCAGCAACGGGTCGCGATCGCCCGGGCGCTCGTCAACGACCCGGCGATCCTCCTCTGCGACGAGCCGACCGGGAACCTGGACTCGCAGACGAGCCTGCAGATCATGGAGATCCTCGCAGACCTGCATAGCCGGGGCCGGACGCTCGTGATGGTGACCCACAACCCGGAGACCGCCGGATACGCGGACCGGACGATCACGATACGGGACGGGAGGGTGGCATGA
- a CDS encoding isopentenyl phosphate kinase: MTETVVLKLGGSVITDKSGECAIDHARLREIAAHLAARGAAALVLVHGAGSCGHPEARRYRIGDGLTGENVPGIYETHAAVSRLNAAVVGSLRDAGVEAIGIHPLDLGLAEGGRLVSFETRHIVEMTEHGIVPVLHGDVVMDRLQGSCIVSGDQLVTRLAVELSSRRVGLATDVPGVLQNGSVVPRIDRENVATLDIGGSGKTDVTGGMRGKIMELLELADAGIESHIFHVSKIDRFLDDTGHGGTTIGRDAP, from the coding sequence ATGACTGAGACCGTGGTACTGAAACTGGGGGGCAGCGTGATCACCGATAAATCCGGTGAATGCGCCATCGATCACGCCCGCCTGCGCGAGATCGCGGCACACCTTGCCGCGCGGGGAGCAGCGGCACTCGTCCTCGTCCACGGCGCGGGGTCGTGCGGGCACCCGGAGGCCCGGCGCTACCGTATCGGCGACGGCCTGACCGGGGAGAACGTCCCCGGAATCTATGAGACGCACGCGGCCGTCTCACGCCTGAACGCCGCGGTCGTCGGATCTCTGCGGGATGCAGGGGTCGAAGCGATCGGTATCCACCCGCTCGACCTCGGTCTCGCCGAAGGCGGACGGCTGGTCTCGTTCGAGACCCGCCACATCGTCGAGATGACAGAACACGGGATTGTGCCCGTGCTGCACGGCGACGTGGTGATGGACCGTCTGCAGGGGTCCTGCATCGTGTCGGGCGACCAGCTCGTGACCCGGCTTGCCGTCGAACTCTCGAGCAGGCGCGTGGGACTTGCGACGGACGTTCCCGGCGTCCTCCAGAACGGGTCGGTCGTCCCGCGCATCGACCGGGAGAATGTTGCGACGCTCGATATCGGCGGGTCGGGGAAGACCGACGTGACCGGGGGCATGCGGGGAAAGATCATGGAACTCCTCGAGCTTGCCGACGCCGGGATCGAGTCGCATATATTCCACGTATCAAAGATAGACAGGTTCCTGGACGATACCGGACACGGGGGAACGACCATCGGAAGGGATGCGCCATGA
- a CDS encoding glutamate--tRNA ligase — MDADLEHLLLIYALQNAVKHDAAPKSGTVIGTVLGKHPEFRSRARELGPLAGKAIAEVAAMSQAERKNRLETIAPELLAELSETHEHVRQLPALEGAENGVVMRFAPNPSGPLHLGHARASILNDYYVRRYGGRYVLRIEDTDPKRVDPEAYEMVREDIEWLGLGITDIVYQSDRLDIYYDLCRKLIEIGGAYVCVCDAERFRELKLKGKECPCREQTVEENLELWQRMLEGGFYEGDVTVRVKTDLAHPDPAMRDYSAMRIVNAPLHPRVDATVFPLMNFSVAVDDHLLGITHVIRGKDHIANTGRQRYIFEYFGWKPPVYRHYGRMGISGVVLSTSGMREGIKSGLYTGWDDVHLGTLRAIARRGIEAEAVRNAMVDIGIGETDISFSWENLYAKNKELVDPKANRYFFVPDPVEVTVAGAPLHSAHAALHPADPSRGVRTLVAEGRVLLPKADIEGRSMVRLKDLYNIRLEQVGDVLEVSYAGDSLEDARREKAPIIQWLPAGTGLPCTILRQEGDLSGLCEPLVAGEADRVVQFERIGFARIDSADGGRVSAYFAHR; from the coding sequence ATGGACGCCGATCTCGAGCACCTGCTCCTCATCTACGCCCTCCAGAACGCCGTGAAGCACGATGCGGCCCCCAAAAGCGGGACGGTCATCGGCACGGTGCTCGGCAAGCACCCCGAGTTCCGGAGCCGGGCGCGGGAACTCGGCCCCCTGGCAGGGAAGGCGATCGCGGAGGTGGCGGCGATGAGCCAGGCGGAGAGGAAGAACCGTCTCGAGACGATCGCCCCCGAACTCCTCGCGGAACTCTCCGAGACGCACGAGCACGTGCGGCAACTCCCCGCTCTCGAGGGCGCCGAGAACGGCGTGGTGATGCGGTTTGCGCCGAACCCGAGCGGGCCGCTGCACCTCGGCCACGCCCGCGCCTCCATCCTGAACGATTACTATGTCAGGCGCTACGGCGGCCGGTACGTCCTCCGGATCGAGGATACCGATCCAAAGAGGGTCGACCCCGAGGCCTACGAGATGGTGCGGGAGGATATCGAGTGGCTCGGACTCGGGATCACCGATATCGTCTACCAGAGCGACCGGCTCGATATCTACTACGACCTCTGCAGGAAACTGATCGAGATCGGCGGCGCCTACGTCTGCGTCTGCGACGCCGAGCGGTTCCGCGAACTCAAACTCAAGGGGAAGGAGTGCCCCTGCCGGGAGCAGACGGTGGAGGAGAACCTGGAACTCTGGCAGCGGATGCTTGAGGGCGGGTTCTACGAGGGCGACGTGACCGTCCGGGTGAAGACGGATCTCGCCCACCCGGACCCGGCGATGCGCGACTACTCGGCGATGCGGATCGTGAACGCGCCCCTCCACCCGAGGGTCGACGCCACGGTCTTTCCGCTGATGAACTTCTCGGTCGCGGTGGACGACCATCTGCTCGGGATCACCCATGTCATCCGCGGGAAGGATCATATCGCGAACACCGGAAGGCAGCGTTACATCTTTGAGTACTTCGGCTGGAAGCCGCCGGTCTACCGCCACTACGGGCGGATGGGGATCTCGGGCGTCGTCCTCTCGACCTCGGGGATGCGCGAGGGGATCAAGAGCGGGCTTTATACGGGCTGGGACGACGTCCATCTCGGCACGCTCCGGGCGATCGCGCGCCGGGGCATCGAGGCCGAGGCGGTCCGGAACGCCATGGTCGATATCGGGATCGGGGAGACCGACATCTCGTTCTCCTGGGAGAACCTGTATGCCAAGAACAAGGAACTCGTCGACCCGAAGGCGAACCGCTACTTCTTCGTGCCCGACCCGGTCGAGGTGACGGTGGCGGGCGCACCGCTCCATTCGGCCCACGCGGCCCTCCACCCGGCCGACCCCTCCCGCGGGGTCCGCACCCTGGTCGCCGAGGGGAGGGTCCTCCTCCCGAAGGCGGATATCGAGGGGCGGAGCATGGTCCGGCTAAAGGACCTCTACAATATCCGGCTCGAGCAGGTCGGGGACGTGCTGGAGGTCTCTTACGCCGGCGACTCGCTTGAGGATGCCCGGCGCGAGAAGGCACCGATCATCCAGTGGCTGCCGGCGGGCACGGGGCTCCCCTGCACCATCCTCAGGCAGGAAGGGGATCTCTCCGGGCTCTGCGAACCGCTGGTCGCTGGCGAGGCGGACCGCGTCGTCCAGTTCGAGCGGATCGGGTTTGCCCGGATCGACTCGGCGGACGGCGGCCGGGTGAGCGCCTACTTCGCGCACCGGTGA
- a CDS encoding DUF2178 domain-containing protein → MKRNSFYLLAGIVALIEVGIFWLSVELEKPLLIQVAFVLGILLIYMARKRVEETIEDERTAMITQKAALRTLEVSWVAFFALSLGSAVVAFSRPLGLRPPHPLDPNATHLVMRLTEPDVLPFNLFGRFAVGQLVLLCLVIFLYVGFRVYYARKYGEWDRDEEQD, encoded by the coding sequence ATGAAACGAAACTCGTTCTATCTTCTTGCCGGCATCGTTGCGCTCATCGAGGTCGGGATCTTCTGGCTCTCGGTGGAGCTTGAGAAGCCGCTCCTGATCCAGGTCGCGTTCGTCCTCGGCATCCTCCTTATCTACATGGCACGAAAGAGAGTCGAAGAGACGATAGAGGATGAACGGACGGCGATGATAACCCAGAAGGCGGCACTTCGCACGCTTGAGGTCTCCTGGGTGGCCTTCTTCGCGCTCAGCCTGGGGAGCGCGGTCGTTGCGTTCTCAAGGCCGCTCGGCCTGCGGCCGCCTCATCCACTGGATCCGAACGCCACGCACCTGGTGATGCGGCTGACGGAGCCCGACGTTCTGCCCTTCAATCTCTTCGGCAGGTTCGCCGTCGGCCAGCTGGTGCTCCTCTGTCTGGTGATCTTCCTCTATGTCGGGTTCAGGGTGTACTACGCCCGCAAGTATGGAGAATGGGATAGAGATGAAGAACAAGATTAA
- a CDS encoding helix-turn-helix transcriptional regulator, which produces MKNKIKVYRAMHDLTQEGLANELGVTRQTILAIEKGKYDPSLELAFKIARFFGVAIEEVFTYDNAAGSK; this is translated from the coding sequence ATGAAGAACAAGATTAAAGTCTACCGGGCGATGCACGACCTGACCCAGGAAGGGCTCGCGAACGAGCTCGGGGTCACCCGGCAGACCATCCTCGCCATCGAGAAGGGAAAGTACGACCCCTCGCTCGAACTTGCCTTCAAGATCGCCCGGTTCTTCGGCGTCGCGATCGAGGAGGTCTTCACCTACGACAACGCCGCAGGATCGAAGTAG